The following coding sequences are from one Manis pentadactyla isolate mManPen7 chromosome 13, mManPen7.hap1, whole genome shotgun sequence window:
- the LOC118926130 gene encoding olfactory receptor 15-like: MQTPKPKAIGRTNKSFPAGCILLGCSEKPQLETVLFWAVILSYTMIVLSNSAIILLSCVDPRLHTPMHSFLSNLSFLDLCYNTAAAPQMLSNLWGSDKSITYTGCVLQVCVLLCLGATEGVMLVVMAFDCYVAICRPLCCTVIMNTPLCWKLPFCAHYRLDAFLCQVPELIRLACGDTAASEWQMTISALLFTVVPVVLILTSYGFIAQALGKIQSEDGRQKAITTCSSHLTVVFILYGTVAMVYTDPENKLASKHGKFFTFFFTVVTPLLNPLIYTLQNKEVKGALQRFLRKGGSVRGKNKLSF, translated from the exons ATGCAAACCCCAAAGCCAAAAGCAATAGGCAGGACCAACAAGAGCTTCCCAGCCGGCTGCATCCTTCTGGGCTGCTCTGAAAAGCCACAGCTAGAAACGGTTCTCTTCTGGGCTGTGATCCTCTCGTACACCATGATCGTCCTCTCCAACTCAGCCATCATCCTGCTCTCCTGCGTGGACCCTCGTCTCCACACCCCCATGCACTCCTTCCTCAGCAATCTCTCCTTCCTGGATCTCTGCTACAACACAGCTGCTGCGCCCCAGATGTTGTCCAACCTGTGGGGGTCAGACAAGAGCATCACCTACACAGGCTGTGTCCTCCAAGTCTGTGTGTTGCTCTGTCTTGGGGCCACAGAAGGCGTCATGCTGGTGGTGATGGCCTTTGACTGCTATGTCGCTATCTGCCGCCCCCTCTGCTGCACCGTCATCATGAACACTCCACTGTGCTGGAAG CTGCCCTTCTGTGCCCACTACCGCCTGGATGCCTTTTTATGCCAAGTTCCTGAGCTCATACGCCTGGCCTGTGGGGACACTGCTGCCAGTGAGTGGCAGATGACCATCTCTGCTCTCCTCTTCACCGTCGTGCCAGTGGTATTGATCCTGACTTCCTATGGCTTCATAGCTCAAGCCTTGGGGAAAATCCAGTCTGAGGACGGAAGGCAGAAGGCCATcaccacctgctcctcccacctcaccGTGGTCTTCATTTTATATGGGACGGTGGCCATGGTGTACACGGACCCTGAGAACAAACTTGCTTCAAAACATGGCAAGTTCTTCACCTTCTTCTTCACCGTGGTTACACCACTGCTGAACCCCCTCATCTACACCCTGCAGAACAAAGAGGTGAAGGGGGCCCTGCAAAGATTCCTGAGGAAGGGGGGCAGTGTGAGGGGAAAGAATAAATTGAGTTTTTGA